A genomic stretch from Komagataeibacter xylinus includes:
- a CDS encoding MlaD family protein has translation MVQKQQSDGIRQLVRVRYADEWVGILVLVALIILFGAVIEAGVLRDWLTPAGRLRIVLPEDGVSGLSVGDDLEVMGIHAGTVRRVRINPSGGMYAVAEIDPDIEPYIRHDSTAIIRKRFVVAGASYIDISRGVGEKLDWSYAVLSATNAPNPADTITQTFSDIRDRVIPVLDNAQHMMATLDATITDMHAGKGSIGRLMTNDDLIRQAEQMITSLDATVSQLTPIEKQLAVVMDKASASMSNVQKATGDLSNATPAITGNLKDASQQLPVLLVQAQTTASSLQKLVDQMRGMWLLGGSGNKVKQRHARLPAQKVQP, from the coding sequence ATGGTGCAGAAACAACAGTCAGACGGAATCCGGCAGCTTGTGCGCGTCCGTTACGCCGATGAATGGGTGGGCATCCTTGTTCTGGTCGCCCTGATCATCCTGTTTGGCGCGGTAATCGAGGCTGGCGTGCTGCGCGACTGGCTCACGCCCGCGGGTCGGCTGCGCATCGTCCTGCCAGAAGACGGGGTGAGCGGTCTTTCCGTTGGCGATGACCTTGAGGTGATGGGCATCCATGCGGGCACGGTGCGCCGCGTGCGCATCAACCCGTCGGGCGGCATGTACGCCGTGGCCGAGATCGATCCGGATATCGAACCCTATATCCGCCATGACAGCACGGCCATCATCCGCAAGCGTTTCGTTGTGGCGGGGGCGAGCTATATCGACATCTCGCGTGGCGTGGGCGAGAAGCTGGACTGGAGCTATGCCGTGCTCAGTGCCACCAACGCGCCCAACCCGGCCGATACCATTACCCAGACCTTCAGTGACATCCGCGACCGTGTGATCCCTGTTCTTGATAACGCCCAGCACATGATGGCAACGCTGGATGCCACCATTACCGACATGCATGCGGGCAAGGGCTCCATCGGGCGGCTCATGACCAATGATGACCTGATCCGCCAGGCGGAACAGATGATCACCAGCCTTGACGCCACGGTCAGCCAGTTGACCCCGATCGAGAAGCAGCTTGCCGTCGTTATGGACAAGGCCAGTGCCTCGATGAGCAACGTGCAGAAGGCGACGGGCGACCTGAGCAATGCCACGCCCGCCATTACCGGCAACCTGAAGGATGCCAGCCAGCAGCTGCCGGTCCTTCTGGTGCAGGCCCAGACCACGGCCAGCAGCCTGCAGAAGCTGGTTGACCAGATGCGGGGCATGTGGCTGCTGGGTGGCAGCGGCAACAAGGTGAAGCAGCGCCACGCCCGTCTTCCCGCGCAGAAGGTGCAGCCATGA